Sequence from the Amaranthus tricolor cultivar Red isolate AtriRed21 chromosome 1, ASM2621246v1, whole genome shotgun sequence genome:
TGgtctgtaaagaagattttcgaacataagatggaagttacagaaatgtgtatgttgaggtggatgtgtgggcacacatttaTGGATCGAATTAAGAACCAAAagtttaggataaaataggggtagcccctatatctGAAAAAATgtgcgaaaatagattgaggtggtttggtcatgtgTAGAGAAAGATTTTCAACGCCCCTGtaaggagggtagaaagcattaggGTAAAGGGTAAGAGGAGttgaggaagacctaggagaacttgggatgagcaaataagagttgacttgcatgagttaaacctctctgcgaacctgactagggataggagcagttggagacgccatatccatgtcttagattactgatgtcctcttagtttaccttttagtgTCTTTAACCTCTTGCTTTTATCGTTTCAtttctattagttctttgttttcttttgtagtggtcCTTCTTTCtataggcctttaagttatTTTTCACGTGTtattacgtctctttatcttcctcgagccgggggactcctttggccgcgctttTTTTTTATGGGTATTAGTTGCCGCCATCTTTCTCTCCCCAGACCGTGgccttagttttctatgagcgggatatactgggtaggataatgatgatgatgatgattaatagTGTTTTAAGATTAATGTTCTCGCATTGTTGTTCTTGTATACTTCATTCCAAActcctataattttttattatttggtcCCAAACTGAAAATCAAGGCTGGCCATAAGCAGGATGAAAcaaaagattaaaaacaaaCTTGCAAACACTATTTCAGTGGATTGAGTAGACGAGACGACTAGAGGTTGTTGAttattagagctgttcaaaagtgagcCGACTCGAAAATCCAATTCGAAACCGAAAGCAAatcgacccgaaaatgtgttctttttttaggtttatcgaactgaTGTTACCGGACCCAAAGTTATACCCCAACCGGTTGACAACCTGAAAATGagaaaactgaacccgagctgtaatcgattttctaaccgacacgtaactattaaccgagattacccaaaCTTaatagtgatcgacccgagtcacgTTCAAAATCGAACtcaatccggctaaaaccgacttaacccaaaCGAAGTTTTGATCGAACTACTATAAATCTGAACCaatttttacatagaagtatgattaactcatattcaatcatcgtattagttattctaataaagtcataaatagtttaataaaataaattttataaatacatggtttcatattttTAGAGTTAacaatcaatggtcaatgtttatttaactacttttaatcgaattatatgaaaattgatagaactttatatttttaatttccggtcaaacaagtaaaagtaacaatgttaTGATGATCACTaaatgatttgcattttcactattttgctttaagtaaagtaactttatcatcaattaaaaaatgactaacaactcaatttgatactgactcgatcaatcgtaattagtaattcgcaattcatagccgaattctacttgaaaaatacccgaacccgatttGCATCCGGTttaaccgaaccaattattaatcgatgacaacccgaggctgattgaaactcgacacgaacttcaatcgacaccgaactgatgctaactcgatagctcgaataaccgatcttcaaccgaaccgtgactaaccgagcCAACCCGAGTATGCCCCGTCGCAACACAtatccgaaatataaccgatccgaaataaaACTGAATCGAATGACTCCCGTCCAAAACCGACCCGATAACCCGAACGAAAACCGACCCGATTACCCGAAAGAACACCTCTATTGATTACTTAGATTTGAATTTCTATGAGTATATATACTTCATGTAGAATTCTTTTTGAGAAAATGAGTAATACTTTGCACCAACCAAAATATGGTTCATAGCTCGATCTGTATGAAGAAAAGACAATTTTTCCTGAATCTAATGTGAAGATCTGACATTTATGGGCCCCACTAATACTACTACTGGGTGTAAATTGTTGACCTCCAAAACACAACTTTCCACCTTTTCCTTTAGGAAATGGCATATGTTTCCTATATGCTTCAATTATGAAAATAGTAAGCACAAGCTCCTTAATTAATtatgggatattatcaatggtacccctgtattATAGcaatttatcaatggtacccacgTTAATTCCAATGGTACTTCCGaactatatgctaattacaaccgtgaaaCTATTGTACTTTTTTCCATTAAATGCCTGTTAAATCTTGAAtttgacctaaccatggttagtttcttcttcttcccttttccctctcctcttcctgctctccttccatggctgcttcatctcaGGTGAGATTTCACCATAAAACGAGTTGTTCGAGAGCTTGAGAATGGTAAGATTAGTCAATTTACCAATCCAAGATGGTATAACTCCACTCAATTTGTTGCTCGACAACGAAATCCAGTTCATCAAATTGAAAGTAAGAACATTAGGCATCATATTCCAACATTCAACAGCACTTTCATAAAAGTTCAAGGCCTTCTCAAACTGACCCACTTGAACAATAACATTCAAAATCAAGTTAAACAATCGAATAGTCGGTTTACAATTGAATTCATCATCCGTTCGATTAAACAAGTCAATGGCTTTCTCATGTAAAAAATTCTTTACCATAAACTTTAAACACTAAAATTAAATCTTCTtctctaaaaatatttttcttaccAATTGGTAAGAACCCATTTTCTTGGATGAATTGAAAATACCCACCAAGATGAACAGAAAGAGTAATTCACCAACTTACTTGAAATAGTAAATAATATGGTATTGGGGTTCTTTGAGATGAACCCAGTAATGGGCATTACTAGAAAAATCCAATCTTTGAAATCCAACACATTTTTACGCTTTTCACCAAAAATTACACAGATGATGAAAGAAATGCACGGATTTATAGGTTAGTAATCAACATTTAACAACCTTTCGCAAAAGAATAATGTTCTGGATCAAATATGGAGGACTCAATAGTAGATTCTGATGTGCtcaaaattaatactaaatttgcGGTCATCGTTTTTGTTTGTTGGGAATAAGTTTGTTCGCTCTTTTCTGCATATTCGGGTTGATCATTATCGGGcttgagatgaagcagccatAGAACGAgagcaggaagaggaaagggaaaagggaagaagaagaaactaaccatgtttaggtcaaattcaagatttaacgggcatttaacggaaaaaagtaCAATAGTGTcgcggttgtaattagcatatagttggggggtaccattggaattaacgtgggtaccattgataaattgctataataaaggggtaccattgataatatcccattAGTTATTTGTAATCCACCGGCTCAATAACCAACATTACTCCTAATAAACATTAGTGAATTCTAGGGCTCTAAATATGATTAACAATCCCATTTTGCGTCGGGTTTTATTGGGTTCAGATATCCACAAGTtcgaattttttatgtaatataACACTTTGATTCGGATCGATTTAGTTACATGTCTGTATCGGGTTAATACCATATTAGGTCGGTTTTGGATTCGAATCAGGTCAAATTTGGTTCTATATCGGGTTAATTGATTACAGTTCGGACCCAAGTCAGTTATACTGTAGAGCGAATGGAATTCCTATACGTCGGgtcgtttatatatatatatatatatatatatatatatatatatatatatatatatatatatatatatatatatatatatatatatatatatatatatatatatatatatacatatatatatatatatatatatatagatatatatatatatatatatatatatatatatatatatatacatatatatatatatatatatatacatatatatatatatatatatatatatatatatatatatatatatatatatatatatatatatatatatatatatatagatatatatatatatatatatacatatatatgtatatatatatatatatatatatgtatacatatatatatgtatatatatatatatgtatatataatatatatatatatatatatatatattatatatatatatatatatatatgtatatgtatatatatatatgtgtatatatatgtatgtatatatatataaatatatatatacatatatatatatatatacatatatatatatatatatatatatatatatatatacatatatatatatatatatatatatatatatatatatatatatatatatatatatatacatatatatatatatatatataatatatatatatatatatatatatatatatatatatatatatatatatatatatatataatatatatatatatatatatatatatatatatgtatatatatatatatatatatatatatatatatatagtatatatatatatatatatatatatatatatataNNNNNNNNNNNNNNNNNNNNNNNNNNNNNNNNNNNNNNNNNNNNNNNNNNNNNNNNNNNNNNNNNNNNNNNNNNNNNNNNNNNNNNNNNNNNNNNNNNNNtatatatatatatatattatatatatatatatatatatatatatatatatataatatatatatatataatatatataaatatatatatatatatatatatatacttatatatatatatatatatacaatatatatatatatatatataatatatatatatatatatatatatatatatatatatatatatatatatatatatatatatataatatatatatatatatatatatatatatatatatatatatatatatatatatatatatatatatatatatgatatatatatatatatatatatatatatatatatatatatatatatatatatatatatatatatatatatatatattatatatagtatatatatatatatatatatatatatatatatatatatatatatatatatatatatatatatatatataatacatatatatatatatatacatatacatatatatatatatatatatatacatatatatatatactatatatatatatatatatatatatatacatatatatatatatatatatatatatatatatatatatatatatatatatatatatatatatattacatatatatatatatatatactatatatatatatatatatatatatatatatatactatatatatatatatatatatatatatatatatagtatatatatatatatacgtatatatatatatatatatatatatatatatatatatatataatatatatatatatatatatatatatatatatatatatatatatacgtatatatatatatatatatatatatatatatatatatatatatatatatatatatatatatatatatatatatatatatatatatatatatatatatatatatatatatatatatatatatatatatatatatattatatatatacatatagtatatatatatatatatatatatatatatatatatatatatatatatatatatatatatatatatatatatatatatatatatatatatatatatatatacatatatatatatatatatatatatatatatatatataatatatatatatatatatatatatattatatataatatatatatatatatatatatatatatatatatatatatatatatatataatatatgatatatatatatatatatatatacatatatatatatatatatatatatatatatatatatatatatatatatatatatatacatatacatatatatatatatatatatatatatatatatatatatatatatatatatatatatgtgtgtgtgtgtgcgtgtgtgtgtgtgtgtgtatatatatatatatatatatatatatatatatatatatatatatatatatgtatatgtatatgtgtatatatatatatatatatatatatatatatatattatatatatatatatatatatatatatatatatatatatatatatatatatatatatatatatgtatatgtgtatatatatatatatatatatatatatatatatatatatatatatatatatatatatatatatatatatatatataaatatatatgtatatatatatatatatatatatatatatatatatatatatatatatatatatatatatgtatatgtatatatatatatatatatatatatatatatatatatatatatatatatatatatatatatatatatatatatatatgtatatgtatatatatatatatatatatatatatatatatatatatatatatatatatatatatatatatgtgtatatatatatatatatatatatatatatatatatatatatatatatatatacatatgtgatGATAATCTATCTTAGAGTAAGTGTGATGATAATCTATCTTTGGGGTTGGTAACTCCCTcaaggtaacttaacttaggcgcacttctcattagcataaactactctatcatttaataaactttctatcaatgagtaaacgttttatcaatgtgtaagctttctatgaatgaataactttctatcaatgagtaacatTATATCAGTGGATCTTCACTccacttcatggcatagtgacacaaccaagggcattatcggccatccggcgctcaatgacaaaagtatgctcataacccccatacggtgatcccgtcggatctcacctaggggactattaaatcaactgAACATAATCCAGTCACGCcggctaatcataatctaatactttatcaaatgggaataacttccgttttcgactattaatgagcgccctgggataccagcacgccaaaacccactaagccactcaacaaaatatgaaattcacctataaaagagtcattctaactccaagtaaggcataatctaattcttaaacaaataagggggtggtccccaccttctactaacactctcattctctataactattctaagcgcaaggatttcctAGTCAATAACTCTTTgtataaagtgtattcacttacctcatagtttcgatacaatgcatattatcacaataaaaaataaacaatgatctcTGAAGTTACAAAAATAACCCAACTAAGGtcctactttcctcttatgaactggaaacctatacaagttaggaatagaactaataagttcccttaactaatttgtcataccaactaaattcccaagtaaccactatcacccattcaacatgagatTTCGATTACCCTAGCACGCaaacaactcattcaatacaagtcaaaatcattaacgcAACACAACATGagtcttttcaccaatttaaaagtaaaagcatatgtgaatcgttccttttcatcaactaattttgagtatatcggttcgcattacccaaaaataactaatcatgactaagccttacaattttGATATAACACTTATACAACGATATGGCAAATATTAGAGTTATCGGATCGcaatatcatttgttacattctccaaagctagaaagaactataatcaaaacaacacgacaagtaactttagcaaccatcgacgataagttgacattgtGCTCTTGACTTACTAaaattatgcattatgacttcaattACAACttaataagagtacttgtaattcgcaacaatcaaactacacaattagcaactattattcccaatttaacaatCACACCACTTCTATATTCAACTCTAATCATAACCATTACCAACTAAATCtatcacaataatatttaaccaaactaagtcttaaaacaacttgtaAGGTTATGCAATAAATCGTCacaccaccaaaatatagcatagaacacacatcattagtaatttcatttctaaatccaaaccctagtcagttcatgttcaaagataatactTTTAACCATTATCCATAGCAAGAATCAATAAACTATTACACCACCATAATGTACATGAAAGCTCACACTATTACTaagttcaaagataacaccttaATTTGTTATTCATAGTAAATttcaaagaaactaacacacaaccatcacaacccataatttctaatcacacttcaaactctaagtcataaatatgttcaattcaacCATTAAACTCTTACcccaaaaagattcaatgaaaataatacaaaaatcaatactaaactcataaacttgataataatttcaattaaaGACAAGAGAAAATCAATTAGAGAAGAAGATATAGCTTACTTAGGTGAACAAGAGAAAGGGGTGAAGAGAAGAGTGGTTAGTGTGGTGGTGGAGAGGAGACACGGCTGCCCAGCAGCCGATTGCTGGCGGCACACTACTGCTGCGTGGCTGTGGGTGCGACTCACGGCCAGCAGGTGGGCTGAGCTGCTAGTGGTTGGTCGTGGGAGAAGGAGGATAAAATGGTGGTGGCTATTGGGGCTCCTTGGACAGCCTATTGAGGCTGCAGCTGGCGGCACACAAAGAGGAAAGGGAGAAGAGAGGGAAAGAGGAGAAATAATGGCGTGAGACTTGTGAGGCAAGGAGTGTTCTagtctttttaaaataaaaccctaactcatcctttttatattatttatctatttatttatttatttatccaGATACATCTTCTTGCAAAACCCAATTAAAAACTCACCTCCgtatgctcacacattttaataaaataataatttaattcgaacctctttatttagaaaacgtaattgtatttttaatataaatatatgttaatatttaaaatcgtatatgaaaggaatttattaaaactaattctaaattaatttaatataattataaaatccccaaaagttattaaaatattagttaatgacgtcagaaaatctcagTGTTACAATAACCCCAAATACAAATCATTATATACCCAACTATACACGCATGtttagaaaatttaattaatgtttttctaattaaaaattGGGCTGCCCCAAAATTGAGACGTCTCTTTTagagacggtctcaagtaagaatttgtgtaccCTTAAACTCCTTAGTTTCTCTCCTATGGTCATCTCTCTTGAGCATCACATTGAAGATGGTCTTATATGTTATCTATATTTGGGTGTGGCCCAATAGGTACCCACTTTCGTGTTGTGAACACAAGCGCCTCAAGTCAAATTGGTTTCAATTAGAGTAGACTAGATTATTATGAAATCaaccctaattttttaattaagagATTCAAATTAAATACATTCACAGatatacaaaaaatttaagCCCCATTTTGGCATAGTTTGCGGTATAAACCTTTCGTAAAAACCGGGAATCAAGCAACAAGCAGGCCATTCCTAATAGTAGTTCGATTGCATCATGCCAAGTCTAAATCTATAAACTTGGCTAAACTAGCTATGCCACACTGTTTTATAGTAACAACTTGAGAGCAAAACGTACGACGATTGTGCTGGTCGTGAATATGTTCCACTTTCATTGCATTCCCATGAGATCACACCTTTGTGAAATGGTTTAacctaaaacaaaattaaacatcAATAAATGCATGAATAGAAATGATGTTATCTTCAAGGAAAACAAGTCTGACAGTTTCTGCATGAAACAATAACTCACAGAATCTGAAATATGCAATATGATCAGATATCACTTTAGTGTTTAGGGTTCCAACTTCCAACAATCACTTTCTTCTAGGTATATAGCATTTCAGAAATGCCTTAAATATTAGATGAACATTGAATACACATAAGGAGACATATCTGGGGCTGTTAACTTGCTGAGTTACAAGTtgcaaatattaaaaatatgacaGGCATTTAGCTGCATGCAAACATTTACCATAACTTTAATTCTTACCCTATAATTCAGGCAACATTCGTATCTCAAAGGTAGCTATTGCGACTGTTGAGactcatttgtttttctttacgACTTCCTACCATTTCAAAACGCTTCCTCGAGCAACTTCTGAATCCATATTATCTTCATCCTGAGACAGGCAGTCATCATCTTGCTCTGGCTGACTAGAAGAAGCGTTTCCAACACCGTCTACTTCTGGATCCGAGGAATCATAGTCCTTCGCATGACATAGAGAATTGAGGGTAGACGTGTGGTTTTCACTTTTAGAGGCATTAAGGTTTGCAGTGTGAATTGCCTCCTCTCCTAAATTTTGAGAAATGGCATTGCAGGGCTTTTTGTTTGAATCACCATACAGTGCTATATGCCTGTAATAGAGCTCCAATTCTTTCTCAGCAACAGCAATGAAATGCCTCACAGTCTCCAGTGACTGCTCGTACTTGGATTTCTCCAATGCCTGAAAACAAAGTACAGATATATTGGACTTGCCACATTGCTTTTACAGCCAGCAATGAGATAACCCGCAATGATTTTTTAAGGCAATCAATAAGAAAGACTAATTCTACTTCAGaaataaaccataaacaactCAGACCAATGAATTGAGTCACACATATTATTTTTACCTATCTCAAGATTCCATCAAAACGCATTTAAGAGGACTTCAAACCTTATCAGATTATCAAACTAATCAGGTAATGCAGCTGCATCAAGTACCACCTATTGAGTCAAAATTTCATGATTCAACGAGGGAGATATCCAACAAAATACTATACACTTGCTTCATGAACATAAAGCTTTGCTAGAGTAGTTCGAAAAGAGTGGGATTTTGTTTAGACTGACGGCATAACGATGTTTCCATTCCCAGAGAAACTAAAGGAATTAATGCATTGACGCGCAAGCTGTCTGCTCGCACAATACAACATTGAATTGTTGAGAACATTTTCCAACTCCGCTCAATAACTGAGAAAATTCTTCATATTTTGTTCAACATTGAGCTATTGAACTTTCTAAAGTCTCTTACATTTCAATTGATATTATCGCCTCTAAGCAACTTTGAATAGCAAAAGATAATTTTCACATTGTAATATTCAAAATTTGTATGGTTTTTCCCCAAGCAAAATGGAGTACAAGAACTCAAATTTTGAATTCTTCCCATGGAATTTGTGCTCACCAGAAAACAATTGCCCAAAAATGAATACACAGATGTATTTGGTATCAAACTAATAACTATTTTGATATTATAGAACTTCAgttaatttctagtataaaggGCCCTAACACTCGAAACAAAAAACATAAACAGGGATGTAAGCCAGAATGGAAGAGATTACACGGTTACACCCCATGACCACAAAAATGTAAGACATGAAAACACATGCAATGTAGAGAACACACCTTTTTTTTGGACAATGTATCAATGGGAGACATAACTTCCGGTTGCACATAATTCTTTCCTCGATAGAATACAGCTGTGTCATCTCCAATTACTTGTATTGCTATCCCACCACTTAATCGCTCTATTTCTTTAACATATTCATGTACTTGACCCGGTTTACAAGgcttaaaaaaaactttcactGTTTCATGTTTCTTCCAATGCATATGCATGTTGAGAACAACTCCGCCAAAGATGCCTCTTCTCCCAACTGGAACATAATTAGATCTTTTCTGAGCCATCTTTCTAAAATAAAACTTCTCCTCGCCAGTAAGCTTGTGTGGTTCAACAACAGGACCCTGAACCTTAGGAACTTCATACTTTTTTAGCCGTTCAACCAATGAGGCCTCTTTGATTCTTGCCTGCAAGGGAGAGAAGAAAACAAATGATATCTAACTAATCTCAGTTCAAACATTATTGACgtgaaaattaaattgtatCCTACTTTAGTCCATTTGCTCACCTTTCAGAATAGGAACTATTATTTTATTCTCCCATGAAAGGAAGTAACAAAGGAAAGTCTGAACAGTATTTTGATCTAATATAGCATGTGCTATTCTGCTACTGCATTAATGGATtccttttaccaattttttttttacataaagaATTCACGAGGGTATAGGCCATTACATTGtacttatattaaaaaatcCATGTAAAGTACACAACCAAAAATCGAACCTACCAGGGATTTACTGCATCATCATTCTGTTAGAGATCCTTTAAATGaccaagaaaagaaaaatgggcaaaagaaagaaaatgcaAAGGGAAGTTCACTCAAAGTTCATCAGGAACTACAGGTTTATATGAAACTAGAAGAGTTCAATATCATACTCTTTACTTACAATGCAGAGAATACCATGGTACGATAGAGATAGGACAAGACTCTCCGAGTGAGGACAAAAGTCAAGGAGGTGGATGCTCTTGCAAAGCTGGATAAAATTTCTTCAATGACAAGGAAAAGATTCAATGTTCTCTTGAGGAATCATTTTCAATGTAAAGGGACAACTTGACAATGAACAAGTTGTGGCAATATATTTAGGGCGGTCATTAGGATTTCAAGACCCGTAAAACATTAGTATTTTAAATAGGGGGCGTAATCTTAGCCATGGATACATAGTCTTGGATATCTATGTATACAGAGGGGAGCAAAAGAAAAGATTTGTAAAGCCAATGTGATCAAAAGGGATTTTTCAACTTCCGACTCTTCTCAACCCTTTGAAGCAAAAATAGGATATTCATCATTATTTATACAACAATGTATTTAGGATAGTCATGTGGACCTAACAGCATTGGTAGTATTCTGTATAGGAAAGTAATTTTAGCCACAGATATACTGCCTCAGATAACTATTTATACCTTTCACCCACCCCCACCTCCACCCCCCCAAGAACAGTTGTTTCTAAATCTATTGAGagcaccaaaaaaaaaaagaactgtAAGATACTATAATCAAACGGCTCCTTTGGTTGTTAGTACATGTACTAAACAATGGTAAAGGGAATAATTTGTACTGTAATATAAGTGTACAAGAAATGTACCTTATTATTCCACGGTAATGAAACTtagaacataaaaaaaaaatttatcaatattTTCTATTAGtacctaataccacattttcAAATGGTAATTGGTGAtgtattgaaataaattttcaaagaaaatgaaataattgatgTAACAAGCATGACAATGAAACTTGGGAAAAGATTTccctaccaaaattacactagttttgcGGTACCATTCCCACCAGATAACAGGCCCAAAAGGGATCTTCCCCCTATTAACTCTCCTCAAAATTTCAAAGTAGCAAAAGGGTAATCATCATCGTTTACACAACATTATCATCAGCATGTGGCCACATACATTTGGGAATATGGTTGTGGCATTGTTGTGTGATGTGGCCATATACAGCATGAATTTCGGAAACAATTCCAAGACAAAGCCGCTTAAAAATCCCAACTTTGTGAAGAGTTTCCCGAAACTAAATTTCTGCTCACTTCGtaatttattttccaaattaAATCTGAAAATTTTTACAATATATAGATAAGCTCAATAAGCTTTGTCCCACACAAAGGATACCAGAAAATGCATGATAACTATAACAAAGAAAATTCACATTCCAGATAAGTTTTTCACAGAAGAAAAACACGAATACAATTGAAATAATTTAGAAATTAAGTTACTATGACTAAAACGTAAAGATACCTTTTCCAGCTTGTCTTT
This genomic interval carries:
- the LOC130810790 gene encoding uncharacterized CRM domain-containing protein At3g25440, chloroplastic isoform X1: MASTCFQYLRRAARLSFSLCKSSQLNFLFSRLTLHNPSLIGRTLGPPKLPEFVLVSRNFSYGTVNLVIMQGKPKFEVQESDPPKKEKWQTKKRLKMQRMREKQKRKAANRRDPRRLTAKRKKQKFASVEERIKDKLEKARIKEASLVERLKKYEVPKVQGPVVEPHKLTGEEKFYFRKMAQKRSNYVPVGRRGIFGGVVLNMHMHWKKHETVKVFFKPCKPGQVHEYVKEIERLSGGIAIQVIGDDTAVFYRGKNYVQPEVMSPIDTLSKKKALEKSKYEQSLETVRHFIAVAEKELELYYRHIALYGDSNKKPCNAISQNLGEEAIHTANLNASKSENHTSTLNSLCHAKDYDSSDPEVDGVGNASSSQPEQDDDCLSQDEDNMDSEVARGSVLKW
- the LOC130810790 gene encoding uncharacterized CRM domain-containing protein At3g25440, chloroplastic isoform X2 — protein: MQGKPKFEVQESDPPKKEKWQTKKRLKMQRMREKQKRKAANRRDPRRLTAKRKKQKFASVEERIKDKLEKARIKEASLVERLKKYEVPKVQGPVVEPHKLTGEEKFYFRKMAQKRSNYVPVGRRGIFGGVVLNMHMHWKKHETVKVFFKPCKPGQVHEYVKEIERLSGGIAIQVIGDDTAVFYRGKNYVQPEVMSPIDTLSKKKALEKSKYEQSLETVRHFIAVAEKELELYYRHIALYGDSNKKPCNAISQNLGEEAIHTANLNASKSENHTSTLNSLCHAKDYDSSDPEVDGVGNASSSQPEQDDDCLSQDEDNMDSEVARGSVLKW